A part of Terriglobus roseus genomic DNA contains:
- a CDS encoding ABC transporter ATP-binding protein gives MGSAANSSVTCDPNDVIVTNDLWKTYIMGEQEVHALRGVNLRIQRNEYTAIMGPSGSGKSTLMNLIGCLDSPTQGSYCLNGHDVSRLTDDELARIRNKEIGFVFQTFNLLARASALHNVELPLIYNGTPAAERIERAKFVLESVGLGSRMDHKPNEMSGGQRQRVAIARALVNSPSIILADEPTGNLDSKTSIEIMNLFEELHRQGNTIVLVTHEPDIAEHANRVVTIRDGVIASDKPSHKLVPATATH, from the coding sequence ATGGGTTCAGCAGCAAATTCCAGCGTAACGTGCGATCCGAACGATGTGATCGTCACCAACGACCTTTGGAAAACCTACATCATGGGCGAGCAGGAGGTTCACGCACTTCGCGGCGTCAACCTGCGAATCCAGCGGAATGAATACACCGCCATCATGGGCCCGTCAGGTTCTGGCAAAAGCACGCTGATGAATCTCATCGGCTGCTTGGATTCCCCCACCCAGGGCTCCTACTGCCTGAACGGGCACGATGTCTCACGTCTCACGGACGACGAACTGGCCCGCATCCGCAACAAGGAAATCGGCTTCGTCTTCCAGACGTTTAACCTGCTGGCACGCGCATCCGCTCTGCACAATGTGGAACTGCCGTTGATCTACAACGGCACACCCGCTGCAGAACGAATCGAACGCGCTAAGTTTGTGTTGGAATCCGTGGGCCTCGGTTCACGTATGGATCACAAGCCCAATGAGATGTCGGGCGGCCAGCGTCAGCGTGTGGCCATTGCGCGCGCTCTGGTGAACAGCCCTTCCATCATCCTTGCCGACGAACCCACCGGCAACCTCGATTCGAAAACCTCGATCGAGATCATGAATCTCTTTGAAGAGCTGCATCGCCAGGGCAACACCATTGTGCTTGTGACCCATGAGCCGGATATCGCGGAACATGCGAACCGCGTTGTCACGATCCGCGACGGCGTCATCGCAAGCGACAAGCCTTCACACAAGCTCGTCCCTGCTACGGCGACTCACTAA
- a CDS encoding glycosyltransferase, which translates to MDLTPVPCCTLVVPCYNEELRFYADAFTAFLQAQPDVHLLFVNDGSSDGTLARLQAFCAEHPGQTSLLDLQPNGGKAEAVRKGMLHAMASGGGSTVGFWDADLATPLDAYPEFREVLDERPEVEMVFGARIRLLGRHVARNPMRHYAGRVFATTVSIMLGLAIYDSQCGAKVFRATPRLEQVLRQPFVSRWIFDVEILARFLNSWRADGLNPDGRIYELPLQTWIDVPGSKVKLNDFIRSFTDLLRIRKNFPSR; encoded by the coding sequence ATGGATCTGACGCCGGTTCCATGCTGCACGCTTGTGGTGCCCTGCTACAACGAAGAACTCCGCTTTTATGCGGATGCGTTTACGGCATTCCTTCAGGCACAACCGGATGTCCATCTGCTGTTTGTCAACGATGGCAGCAGTGATGGAACGTTGGCGCGTTTGCAGGCCTTTTGCGCGGAGCATCCCGGTCAGACGTCTTTACTGGATCTTCAGCCGAATGGCGGTAAGGCTGAAGCGGTTCGCAAAGGAATGCTTCATGCGATGGCGTCGGGTGGTGGAAGCACCGTTGGTTTTTGGGACGCTGATCTTGCCACGCCGCTGGATGCCTATCCTGAGTTTCGCGAAGTGTTGGACGAACGACCCGAAGTGGAGATGGTGTTCGGAGCGCGCATCCGATTGCTGGGACGTCACGTTGCCCGTAATCCCATGCGGCATTATGCAGGACGCGTCTTTGCCACGACCGTATCGATCATGCTGGGGCTGGCCATCTACGATTCTCAGTGCGGTGCAAAGGTGTTTCGCGCCACACCGCGATTGGAACAGGTACTGCGGCAGCCGTTTGTGTCGCGATGGATCTTCGATGTTGAGATTCTTGCGCGCTTCCTGAATTCGTGGCGCGCCGACGGACTGAATCCCGACGGGCGCATCTACGAATTGCCGCTGCAGACATGGATCGATGTGCCGGGTTCGAAGGTGAAGTTGAACGATTTCATTCGCTCTTTCACCGACCTGCTACGTATCCGGAAGAACTTTCCTAGCCGTTAG
- a CDS encoding PAS domain-containing protein, translated as MKDVEDKRKSEARPSALEQAVMAADVTEDLRWVLDKLPDGVLFMDREWRITYANEMGRKISRLHPEDLNGPTHWELFPAAVGTEQEERYRRVMEQRVTEELEFFYPPFQVWIHLRAVPISGGMAVIFSDVTELHHAQDDAAKLTQQLQRVFEATSDGVAVLNREWRYTYLNRRAKEILERDGRELLDQNLWNMFPETVFEGSAYVENFYRTMNDGVATAFEAYYPAPLNGWFRLEAQPSPDGIVLFFRDITRSKQYEAELLAEKAETERQKAELEAVYRTAPVGLALFDAKEFRYLRVNDRQSEVVGVRPEKLLGMRIEDVVVAPAVPNLFRERVSKGETIRDMLYETELRTRPGEVRAFNVNYSPIMDEAGEVRAISAAVLEVTQLRKTEKALLQSEKLAAVGRLASSISHEINNPLEAVTNLLYLVQRVGGLPEEARSYLSLAQDELVRVSQIATQTLRFHRQANKPTHVTAAQLVDAVLNLFAGRLLNSGIHVEAGYSTAALILCFENDIRQVLNNLISNAMDAMRTGGRLFVRAHDAVDPETGVVGVRITVADTGTGMSSDTQRRLFEPFFTTKDLNGNGLGLWISRQIVDRHCGRLTFRSKQGEVLHGTVSALFLPCESTELQR; from the coding sequence ATGAAAGACGTTGAGGACAAACGGAAGTCTGAGGCGAGACCGTCTGCGTTAGAGCAGGCGGTGATGGCTGCTGATGTGACAGAAGACCTTCGTTGGGTTCTGGATAAGTTGCCGGACGGCGTGCTGTTCATGGATCGGGAATGGCGGATTACCTATGCCAACGAAATGGGCAGGAAGATCAGCCGTCTGCATCCTGAGGACCTGAACGGGCCTACGCATTGGGAGTTGTTTCCTGCTGCGGTGGGGACCGAACAGGAAGAACGCTATCGGCGTGTGATGGAGCAACGTGTAACGGAGGAACTGGAGTTTTTCTATCCTCCGTTCCAGGTCTGGATTCATTTGCGGGCTGTGCCAATCTCCGGTGGCATGGCGGTGATTTTCAGCGACGTAACGGAGCTCCACCACGCACAGGATGACGCTGCGAAGCTTACGCAACAGTTGCAGCGGGTGTTTGAAGCAACCTCCGATGGTGTTGCAGTGCTGAATCGGGAGTGGCGCTACACGTATCTGAATCGTCGCGCGAAGGAAATCCTGGAGCGGGATGGCAGGGAATTGCTAGACCAGAATCTGTGGAACATGTTCCCGGAAACAGTCTTTGAAGGATCGGCCTACGTTGAAAACTTCTATCGCACGATGAATGATGGCGTGGCCACTGCGTTTGAGGCGTACTATCCAGCGCCTTTGAATGGATGGTTTCGGCTGGAAGCGCAACCGTCGCCAGATGGCATCGTGTTGTTCTTCCGCGATATCACGCGTTCGAAACAGTATGAGGCGGAACTGCTGGCGGAGAAGGCTGAGACAGAGCGACAGAAGGCGGAACTGGAGGCCGTGTATCGGACTGCACCAGTTGGCCTGGCGCTTTTTGATGCGAAGGAATTTCGTTATCTGCGGGTGAATGACCGGCAGAGCGAGGTCGTCGGCGTGCGTCCTGAAAAGCTGTTGGGTATGCGGATTGAAGATGTTGTGGTGGCGCCCGCAGTGCCCAATCTGTTTCGAGAGCGCGTATCTAAAGGCGAGACAATTCGCGACATGCTCTATGAGACGGAGTTGCGGACCAGACCTGGTGAAGTACGAGCTTTCAATGTGAACTACTCGCCGATCATGGATGAGGCTGGCGAGGTACGCGCAATCAGTGCGGCTGTTCTTGAAGTGACGCAGTTGCGCAAGACGGAGAAGGCGCTTCTGCAGAGTGAGAAGCTGGCAGCCGTAGGTCGGCTTGCCTCGTCCATCTCGCATGAGATTAACAACCCGCTGGAAGCTGTAACGAATTTGCTGTACCTGGTGCAAAGGGTAGGTGGCTTGCCAGAAGAGGCTCGCTCCTACCTGTCGTTGGCGCAGGATGAATTGGTTCGCGTGTCACAAATTGCCACGCAGACGTTGCGCTTTCATCGGCAGGCGAACAAGCCGACACATGTGACGGCGGCGCAACTGGTGGATGCGGTGTTGAATCTGTTCGCTGGCAGATTGCTGAATAGTGGCATTCACGTGGAAGCTGGGTATAGTACCGCGGCTCTCATTCTGTGTTTTGAAAACGATATTCGGCAGGTGTTGAACAATCTGATCTCGAATGCCATGGACGCGATGAGAACGGGTGGACGCTTGTTCGTGCGCGCTCACGACGCAGTGGACCCTGAGACTGGAGTTGTCGGAGTGCGAATCACTGTTGCTGATACGGGGACAGGCATGTCTTCCGATACGCAGCGGCGATTGTTTGAGCCCTTCTTCACCACGAAGGATTTGAACGGTAATGGGCTGGGGCTCTGGATCTCGCGGCAGATAGTCGATCGTCATTGCGGAAGGCTCACGTTTCGCTCTAAGCAGGGCGAGGTGTTGCACGGTACGGTGTCCGCATTGTTCCTGCCTTGTGAATCGACTGAGCTGCAGCGCTAG